In the genome of Nitrospira japonica, one region contains:
- a CDS encoding lipid-binding SYLF domain-containing protein, with amino-acid sequence MTTQFSERLRGIRLVVVLALPLLFLTGSLASPAWAASARELDARVADTLERFEKEVPGGKGLLESSQGVLAFPRVLKGGAGFGGEYGEGALRIGDNTVDYYNMFQGSFGLQLGGEIKTVVIIFLQEEALKRFRESEGWKAGVDGSVSLVTLGAGGAIDTHNLKDPIVGFVLGQKGLMYNLSFEGTKFTKLNK; translated from the coding sequence ATGACGACACAATTCTCTGAAAGGCTCCGTGGAATTCGGCTCGTCGTCGTACTGGCACTGCCGTTATTGTTCTTGACCGGATCGCTCGCCAGTCCTGCCTGGGCCGCCTCGGCCAGAGAACTTGACGCCCGTGTGGCCGACACTCTTGAGAGATTCGAAAAGGAAGTCCCAGGCGGCAAGGGTCTACTCGAGAGCAGCCAAGGCGTGCTGGCATTTCCCAGAGTCCTCAAGGGAGGAGCCGGTTTCGGAGGAGAATATGGAGAAGGCGCGCTCAGAATCGGGGACAATACCGTCGATTACTACAACATGTTTCAGGGTTCATTCGGATTACAGCTCGGCGGGGAAATCAAGACGGTAGTCATCATATTCCTGCAGGAGGAAGCCCTGAAACGCTTCAGGGAAAGCGAAGGGTGGAAAGCCGGAGTAGATGGCTCAGTCTCACTGGTGACGTTGGGGGCCGGCGGTGCCATCGATACCCACAATCTGAAGGACCCTATCGTCGGCTTCGTCTTGGGCCAAAAGGGGCTGATGTACAACTTGTCGTTCGAAGGGACGAAATTCACCAAGCTCAATAAATAA
- a CDS encoding BON domain-containing protein, which produces MQWSCSAGLVVALVGTAGCVGAKYKAMLEAAQSELSPAAIAQDDLHKVHIHEAMVAEQGLSSLTLSINVFMERAYLVGHVDNREQGEAVLKTARHVQGIRSVEGYLPVTAPSADGNTMSDKTSDVSLKAQVISALAIEPKVVKSRVHVEVLDGHVVLLGVVSGEPERHHAETAAAGVEGVKAVTNWLLLPEKGYMTIRKKIR; this is translated from the coding sequence ATGCAGTGGTCCTGCTCGGCCGGTCTGGTCGTGGCGCTTGTTGGGACCGCTGGTTGCGTGGGAGCCAAATACAAGGCGATGCTCGAAGCGGCTCAGAGTGAGTTAAGCCCTGCAGCGATCGCGCAGGACGATCTCCATAAGGTCCATATCCATGAGGCCATGGTCGCGGAGCAGGGACTGTCCAGCCTGACTCTGTCGATCAATGTGTTTATGGAAAGAGCCTATCTTGTCGGCCACGTGGATAACAGGGAACAAGGCGAAGCAGTCTTGAAGACGGCCCGGCACGTGCAGGGCATTCGATCGGTGGAGGGCTACTTGCCCGTGACCGCACCGAGCGCCGATGGAAACACCATGTCGGACAAAACTTCGGATGTATCCCTGAAGGCCCAAGTGATTTCGGCGCTCGCGATCGAGCCCAAAGTCGTCAAAAGCCGCGTGCATGTGGAGGTGTTGGACGGACATGTCGTGTTGCTCGGCGTCGTGTCCGGGGAGCCGGAACGTCACCATGCCGAGACCGCAGCAGCGGGAGTCGAAGGGGTGAAGGCCGTGACGAACTGGTTGCTCCTGCCAGAAAAAGGCTATATGACGATCCGGAAAAAGATCCGATGA